From Gemmatimonadaceae bacterium, the proteins below share one genomic window:
- a CDS encoding SMC family ATPase produces MRLTRLRLTNFRQHTDTDLEFYSGLTGIIGPNGAGKSTILEAIAWALYGGGTVRGGNDSIRFQRAAPRSPVRVELEFELAGHRYRVVRGLTSAELYLDGGEEPVAVSVTAVAEMLQRRIGMTKTEFFNTYFTGQKELAVMQALTSGERAQFLSRVLGYEKLRVAQDLCAARRKELTSEIAGLRSGMPERDAVLGALASAQATLREATTRVVDAERLETETGEALAAIAPRWLAAQTGREERERVERELAGIDGEDGALARTEHGVGDELKAIATAREQLAPMQPEVERLAAVTEALERQRTLQAGEGRRRALLTSRTNVSTDAAALETEAERLRLTVAEEPNVVMQLTQRREALEAAQSKLELRRTEWVRERESVEGRLRTLRATYQDLRDQRETLLNAGEAGNCPTCTRPLGEQFRAVLDVLERQMETTEADGSYFKTRREQLEAMPADIAHLDELRRTLQGELSTLERRATELKGDIKRLATVEQELANKRARLATIAGEIAAIPEGYDEAEHKALEAERARLGEAAQVASRLQHQIERESALKAEQSQIREQRSALAERRAGAAARLKGLSVPDGDYTELRRLHEGVSAAHAEAGQKAASARAGRDLAQAAVQRAEQERAEFDSLSAKVAALDEQRRLHEELHRAYSELRNDLNFQLRPDISEIASELLRTLTDARYSELELDDKYRLVVLEDGVPKPVISGGEEDVANLVLRLAISQMIAERAGQSFSLLVLDEVFGSLDDVRRANVVSLLRGLQDRFDQVIVITHIEGVRDGLDRVIEIGVDPATGAAVVTSPDPVEAEMHLLGSEAVA; encoded by the coding sequence GTGAGACTCACGCGGCTGCGGCTGACGAACTTTCGGCAGCACACGGACACGGACCTCGAGTTCTACTCGGGACTCACAGGGATCATCGGCCCCAATGGGGCGGGCAAGTCGACGATCCTCGAGGCCATCGCCTGGGCGCTGTACGGCGGCGGCACGGTGCGCGGCGGCAACGACTCAATCCGTTTCCAGCGCGCGGCGCCGCGTTCGCCCGTGCGCGTGGAGCTGGAGTTCGAGCTGGCCGGACATCGCTACCGCGTGGTCCGCGGGCTGACCAGCGCGGAGCTCTATCTCGATGGCGGCGAGGAACCGGTCGCGGTGTCGGTGACTGCCGTTGCCGAGATGCTGCAGCGCCGCATTGGGATGACGAAGACGGAGTTCTTCAACACCTACTTCACGGGCCAGAAGGAACTGGCCGTGATGCAGGCGCTGACGTCGGGTGAGCGCGCGCAGTTTCTCTCGCGTGTGCTGGGCTACGAGAAGCTGCGCGTGGCGCAGGACCTCTGCGCGGCGCGGCGCAAGGAGCTCACCAGCGAGATCGCCGGCCTGCGCAGCGGGATGCCCGAGCGTGACGCCGTGCTCGGCGCGCTCGCCAGCGCACAGGCCACGCTGCGCGAGGCGACGACGCGCGTCGTGGATGCCGAGCGGCTGGAAACCGAGACGGGAGAGGCGTTGGCGGCAATCGCGCCGCGCTGGCTCGCGGCGCAGACCGGCCGCGAGGAGCGGGAGCGTGTCGAGCGCGAACTCGCGGGCATCGATGGCGAGGACGGTGCGCTCGCCCGTACCGAGCACGGCGTCGGCGATGAACTGAAGGCCATTGCGACCGCGCGCGAGCAATTGGCACCGATGCAGCCGGAGGTCGAGCGCCTTGCGGCGGTGACCGAGGCACTCGAGCGGCAGCGCACGCTGCAGGCGGGCGAGGGGCGGCGTCGCGCGCTGCTGACCTCGCGCACAAACGTCTCCACCGATGCCGCGGCCCTCGAGACCGAAGCGGAGCGCCTGCGCCTCACGGTGGCCGAGGAGCCGAATGTCGTCATGCAACTCACCCAGCGGCGCGAAGCGCTGGAAGCGGCGCAGTCCAAGCTGGAGTTGCGGCGCACGGAGTGGGTGCGCGAGCGCGAGAGCGTCGAGGGTCGGCTGCGCACGCTGCGCGCGACGTACCAGGACCTGCGCGACCAGCGCGAGACGCTGCTCAACGCCGGTGAGGCGGGGAACTGTCCGACTTGCACGCGCCCGCTGGGGGAACAGTTCCGCGCGGTGCTCGATGTGCTGGAGCGCCAGATGGAGACTACCGAGGCTGACGGGTCGTATTTCAAGACGCGGCGGGAGCAGCTGGAGGCGATGCCGGCGGACATCGCGCATCTCGATGAGCTGCGGCGGACGCTGCAGGGCGAGCTGAGCACACTCGAGCGGCGCGCGACCGAACTCAAGGGCGACATCAAGCGTTTGGCGACCGTCGAGCAGGAGCTCGCCAACAAGCGCGCGCGGCTGGCAACGATCGCCGGCGAGATCGCCGCAATACCGGAAGGCTACGACGAAGCGGAGCACAAGGCCCTCGAAGCCGAGCGCGCGCGCCTGGGTGAGGCCGCGCAGGTGGCGAGTCGTCTGCAGCATCAGATTGAGCGCGAATCCGCACTGAAAGCGGAGCAGTCGCAGATCCGCGAACAGCGCTCGGCGCTGGCCGAGCGGCGCGCCGGCGCGGCCGCGCGGCTCAAGGGCCTGAGCGTACCCGATGGCGACTACACCGAGCTGCGCCGATTGCACGAGGGTGTATCGGCGGCACATGCCGAGGCCGGTCAGAAGGCGGCGTCTGCGCGCGCCGGCCGCGACCTGGCGCAGGCCGCGGTGCAGCGTGCCGAGCAGGAGCGCGCGGAGTTCGACTCGCTGTCGGCCAAGGTCGCCGCGCTCGACGAGCAGCGACGGCTGCACGAGGAGCTGCACCGTGCCTACTCCGAGCTGCGCAACGACCTGAACTTCCAGCTGCGCCCCGACATCTCGGAGATCGCCAGCGAGTTGCTGCGTACGCTGACGGATGCGCGGTACAGCGAGTTGGAGCTGGACGACAAGTATCGCCTCGTGGTGCTCGAGGATGGCGTGCCGAAGCCGGTCATTTCGGGCGGCGAGGAGGACGTCGCGAACCTGGTGCTGCGACTGGCCATCTCGCAGATGATCGCCGAGCGCGCTGGGCAGTCGTTCTCGCTGCTGGTGCTCGACGAGGTGTTCGGTTCGCTCGATGACGTGCGGCGGGCGAACGTGGTGTCGCTGCTGCGTGGCCTGCAGGACCGCTTCGACCAGGTCATCGTCATCACGCACATCGAAGGCGTCCGCGACGGGCTTGACCGCGTGATCGAGATCGGTGTGGACCCGGCGACCGGGGCGGCGGTGGTCACCAGTCCTGATCCCGTGGAGGCCGAAATGCATCTCCTTGGGTCGGAGGCTGTCGCGTGA
- a CDS encoding GNAT family N-acetyltransferase: MTEPATRIGGPFPIKVEDIAPLNELFSEAFSERYRRDGMSGVRVPPLNPAIWRFALESAGEGAMLWRDGAGALAAFNLAHASGREGWMGPLAVRDDLQGRGLGATIVRAGIEHLRRVGCTTIGLETMPRTMDNIGFYAGLGFLPAPLTITVTMDGTGGAAPPELLGRLGAGDRERSMNEMRALTERARPGADYTREVAVSLHHAIGDVVLHRDADRRLRGFALYHDVPLVEGRSREELRVLKLVAASPDDLMALVDLVRVQARRSGALRAAFRVQGEFSSAFRVLVAHGARVRWTDLRMTLTGAGEASGGEGIALSNWEI, translated from the coding sequence GTGACGGAGCCGGCGACAAGAATCGGCGGTCCGTTCCCGATCAAGGTCGAGGACATCGCGCCGTTGAACGAGTTGTTTAGCGAGGCGTTCAGTGAACGCTATCGTCGGGACGGGATGTCGGGGGTTCGGGTTCCGCCGCTAAATCCGGCCATCTGGCGCTTCGCCTTGGAGAGCGCCGGCGAGGGTGCGATGCTCTGGCGCGATGGCGCCGGCGCCTTGGCGGCGTTCAACCTCGCCCACGCCTCGGGCCGCGAGGGCTGGATGGGCCCGCTGGCGGTGCGCGACGACCTGCAGGGCCGCGGACTGGGGGCGACCATCGTGCGCGCGGGCATCGAGCATCTGCGGCGCGTGGGCTGCACGACGATAGGGCTCGAGACGATGCCCCGGACGATGGACAACATCGGATTCTACGCCGGACTGGGATTCCTGCCGGCGCCGCTGACCATCACCGTGACGATGGACGGGACAGGTGGCGCAGCGCCCCCGGAACTGCTGGGTCGATTGGGCGCCGGCGACCGCGAGCGTTCCATGAACGAGATGCGCGCGCTCACCGAGCGCGCACGTCCCGGCGCGGACTACACGCGCGAGGTTGCGGTCAGCCTGCACCACGCCATCGGCGACGTGGTCCTGCATCGCGACGCCGACAGGCGACTGCGCGGCTTCGCGCTGTACCACGACGTGCCGTTGGTGGAAGGTCGAAGCCGTGAGGAGCTGCGTGTGCTCAAGCTCGTCGCCGCATCGCCGGACGACCTGATGGCCTTGGTGGATCTCGTGCGGGTGCAGGCGCGCCGCAGCGGGGCGCTGCGTGCGGCGTTTCGCGTGCAGGGGGAGTTCTCGTCCGCATTTCGCGTGCTCGTCGCGCACGGGGCGCGGGTGCGCTGGACGGACCTTCGGATGACGCTTACCGGGGCGGGCGAGGCCAGCGGTGGCGAGGGTATCGCGCTGTCGAACTGGGAGATCTGA
- a CDS encoding 6-carboxytetrahydropterin synthase, with protein sequence MPIVTVTRLVRFNAAHRVYNPSWSDERNQATFGKCNNPNWHGHNYTLEITVEGRVDPETGYVLDLGEVKRIAQDELVRHVDHKNLNLDVPFMQGTIPTTENLVLACWRVLAPKLAPARLVRLKLWETENHYVEYDGR encoded by the coding sequence ATGCCCATTGTCACCGTCACCCGCCTCGTCCGTTTCAATGCCGCGCACCGCGTCTACAATCCCTCGTGGAGCGATGAGCGGAACCAGGCCACCTTCGGGAAGTGCAACAATCCGAACTGGCACGGGCACAACTACACGCTGGAGATCACGGTCGAAGGCCGGGTGGATCCCGAGACGGGCTACGTGCTGGACCTCGGCGAGGTGAAGCGCATCGCCCAGGACGAACTGGTGCGGCATGTGGACCACAAGAACCTCAACCTCGACGTGCCGTTCATGCAGGGAACCATCCCGACGACGGAGAACTTGGTCTTGGCATGCTGGCGCGTCCTCGCGCCGAAGCTGGCCCCGGCGCGCCTCGTGCGCCTCAAGCTCTGGGAGACGGAGAACCACTATGTCGAATACGACGGCCGCTGA
- the folE gene encoding GTP cyclohydrolase I FolE encodes MSNTTAAERARAAARAASAPDAFEAAVGSNADRMLEFENLVRRELELIGEDPAREGLLKTPERVAKSMSWLTRGYEMNVEDVIGDAVFEEEHESMVMVRDIELYSMCEHHMLPFFGKAHIAYIPQGRIVGLSKLPRIVEVFARRLQVQERLTEQIAQAIQDVLRPEGVGVVIEAEHLCMMMRGVEKQNSRTITSALKGSFRNDPMTRDEFLRLAHGPRR; translated from the coding sequence ATGTCGAATACGACGGCCGCTGAGCGCGCTCGCGCCGCGGCACGGGCCGCGTCCGCCCCCGACGCGTTCGAGGCCGCGGTCGGCAGCAATGCCGACCGCATGCTGGAGTTCGAGAACCTCGTCCGTCGCGAACTCGAGCTGATCGGCGAGGACCCCGCGCGCGAGGGATTGCTCAAGACCCCTGAGCGCGTGGCCAAGTCGATGTCCTGGCTCACGCGTGGCTACGAGATGAACGTCGAGGATGTCATCGGCGACGCCGTGTTCGAGGAGGAGCACGAGTCGATGGTGATGGTTCGCGACATCGAGCTCTACTCGATGTGCGAGCACCATATGCTGCCGTTCTTCGGGAAGGCGCACATCGCCTACATCCCGCAGGGGCGGATCGTCGGGCTGTCGAAGCTGCCGCGCATCGTCGAGGTCTTCGCGCGGCGCCTGCAGGTGCAGGAGCGGCTCACGGAACAGATCGCGCAGGCCATCCAGGACGTGCTGCGACCCGAAGGTGTCGGCGTCGTCATCGAGGCCGAACACCTGTGCATGATGATGCGCGGCGTAGAGAAGCAGAACTCCAGGACCATCACCTCGGCCCTCAAGGGATCGTTCCGCAACGATCCGATGACGCGCGACGAGTTCCTGCGCCTGGCGCACGGTCCGCGGCGGTGA
- a CDS encoding SDR family NAD(P)-dependent oxidoreductase has product MSGALAGRTALVTGASRGIGAAVARALAGAGARVVLVARSVSDLEALAATLPHEAAVVSADLSQDAAVPTVAVAAREVLGGADPSILVHAAGTFPLATVDASTDADIATAMALNAAVPLRLTREFLPGMRAQPGGHVVMIGSISDRHVFPSNAVYAASKHALRAATEALRAETRGTGLRTTLVSPAATDTPIWDPYDPDASDGLPSRAAMLRPEDVADAVLWAVTRPAHVDVDELRLSRS; this is encoded by the coding sequence GTGAGTGGCGCGCTGGCCGGCCGTACGGCGCTGGTCACGGGCGCGTCGCGCGGCATCGGCGCGGCGGTGGCGCGCGCCCTGGCGGGAGCCGGGGCGCGCGTGGTCTTGGTGGCGCGCTCCGTGTCCGACCTTGAGGCCCTGGCGGCGACACTGCCGCACGAGGCCGCCGTCGTGTCGGCGGACCTCTCACAGGATGCCGCCGTACCCACGGTCGCCGTGGCCGCACGCGAGGTGTTGGGCGGGGCGGATCCGAGCATCCTCGTACACGCAGCGGGCACCTTTCCGTTGGCGACGGTGGACGCGAGCACGGACGCCGACATCGCGACGGCGATGGCGCTCAACGCCGCCGTGCCGCTGCGACTGACGCGCGAGTTCCTGCCGGGCATGCGCGCGCAGCCAGGCGGCCACGTCGTGATGATCGGCAGCATTTCCGACCGGCACGTGTTTCCCTCGAATGCCGTCTACGCGGCCAGCAAGCACGCGCTGCGGGCGGCAACGGAGGCGCTGCGCGCCGAGACGCGCGGGACGGGCCTGCGCACAACGCTGGTGTCGCCGGCCGCGACGGATACGCCGATCTGGGATCCCTACGATCCCGACGCGTCGGACGGACTGCCCAGCCGGGCGGCGATGCTGCGGCCCGAGGATGTGGCCGACGCGGTGCTCTGGGCCGTTACGCGGCCCGCGCACGTGGACGTCGACGAGCTGCGGCTGTCGCGGAGCTGA
- a CDS encoding YbdK family carboxylate-amine ligase, whose protein sequence is MLDFAKSEPYTLGVEVELAIVDRQTLELAPKAAQLLNAWSGPPRLSPEFFQSMIEMNTGICRDAAHAEQDLRDTARKMMPVARELGVRFLSTGTHPTARYQERKLFPHERYHGLVARNQWIARRLLIFGLHVHVGMPDPETAIAVQNDLLHDLGLLLACSVSSPFNQGEVTGLASSRITVFEALPTGGMPQLVHDWTEFCELVTTLQRAHAITSLKDLWWDIRPSPRYGTVEIRVCDGLASLRETAMIVALAQSLAKRAGARVASGQERGLPPAWRVRENKWRASRHGLEAEYITSNDGDTMPVRAYLKQTLEELTTDGYMERDSVYASMLQALADGGPTSAERQRALYERTRSFEQVTLSLADEFENDLNAGMGAG, encoded by the coding sequence ATGCTCGACTTCGCAAAGTCCGAACCCTACACGCTCGGCGTCGAGGTCGAACTGGCCATCGTCGACCGCCAGACGCTGGAGTTGGCCCCGAAGGCCGCGCAGCTCCTGAATGCCTGGAGCGGCCCACCGCGACTGAGCCCGGAGTTCTTCCAATCCATGATTGAGATGAACACTGGCATCTGTCGCGACGCCGCCCACGCGGAGCAGGACCTGCGCGATACGGCCCGGAAGATGATGCCCGTGGCCCGCGAGCTGGGCGTGCGCTTTCTCTCGACCGGTACGCATCCCACCGCACGCTACCAGGAGCGCAAGCTGTTCCCGCACGAGCGTTACCACGGCCTCGTGGCGCGCAATCAGTGGATCGCCCGTCGGCTGCTCATCTTCGGCTTGCACGTGCACGTGGGCATGCCCGACCCCGAGACGGCGATCGCCGTGCAGAACGACCTCCTGCACGATCTCGGCCTTCTCCTCGCCTGCTCCGTCAGTTCGCCCTTCAATCAGGGCGAGGTCACCGGACTGGCGTCGTCGCGCATCACGGTGTTTGAGGCGCTCCCGACTGGCGGCATGCCGCAGCTGGTGCACGACTGGACCGAGTTCTGCGAGTTGGTGACGACGCTGCAGCGGGCACACGCCATCACATCACTGAAGGACCTCTGGTGGGACATCCGTCCCAGCCCGCGGTACGGCACCGTGGAGATTCGCGTCTGCGACGGTCTCGCGTCGCTGCGCGAGACGGCAATGATCGTGGCCCTTGCGCAGAGCCTTGCCAAGCGCGCCGGCGCGCGCGTGGCCTCAGGGCAGGAGCGCGGGCTCCCGCCCGCCTGGCGCGTCCGCGAGAACAAGTGGCGCGCCTCGCGCCACGGCCTGGAGGCGGAATACATCACCAGCAACGACGGGGATACGATGCCGGTGCGCGCGTATCTCAAGCAGACGCTCGAGGAGCTGACCACGGACGGGTACATGGAGCGTGACAGCGTGTACGCGAGCATGCTGCAGGCCCTCGCCGACGGTGGCCCCACGAGTGCCGAGCGGCAGCGGGCGCTCTATGAGCGCACGCGGAGTTTCGAGCAGGTGACGCTGTCGCTGGCGGACGAATTCGAGAACGACCTCAACGCCGGCATGGGAGCGGGCTGA